The following proteins are encoded in a genomic region of Maribacter hydrothermalis:
- the wecB gene encoding non-hydrolyzing UDP-N-acetylglucosamine 2-epimerase — protein MKKITLIAGARPNFMKIAPIIHAIKAAQANGKEIAYRLVHTGQHYDKKMSGDFFEQLDIPTPDKNLGAGGGSQSEQTASIMLGFEKELLENPADLVIVVGDVTSTMACAIVAQKLHTKVAHVEGGIRSNDWTMPEEINRLVTDAITNYFFTTSKVANENLIKSGVKQEQIFYVGNTMIDTLMKQRPRFNKPEIWDELQLKEKEYMVMTLHRPANVDQEEQIKSLMDEIIAHSKEVPLIFPVHPRTAKILNSLQISHPRLHMVEPLGYLEFNYLVEKSKAVITDSGGITEETTVMGIPCMTLRDNTERPETITEGTNELLGTDPKAIEPAMKLLFSGNWKTGSIPHLWDGNTATRIVDEILKLKEI, from the coding sequence ATGAAAAAAATTACTCTTATTGCTGGCGCAAGGCCAAATTTCATGAAAATTGCCCCTATTATTCATGCCATTAAAGCTGCACAAGCAAATGGCAAGGAAATAGCGTATCGTTTGGTACACACAGGGCAACATTATGATAAGAAAATGTCCGGCGATTTTTTTGAACAATTGGATATACCTACACCAGATAAAAACCTAGGTGCAGGCGGTGGTTCCCAATCAGAGCAAACGGCTAGTATAATGCTAGGTTTTGAAAAAGAACTTTTAGAAAATCCGGCAGATTTGGTAATTGTTGTTGGTGATGTAACTTCTACTATGGCATGCGCTATTGTCGCTCAAAAGTTACATACAAAAGTAGCCCATGTTGAAGGCGGAATACGGTCTAATGACTGGACCATGCCCGAAGAGATTAATAGATTGGTGACAGACGCGATCACCAATTATTTCTTTACAACGTCTAAAGTGGCTAATGAAAATTTAATTAAAAGTGGTGTTAAACAAGAACAGATTTTTTATGTGGGTAATACCATGATAGATACTTTAATGAAGCAACGCCCTCGCTTTAATAAGCCAGAAATTTGGGACGAGCTTCAACTTAAAGAAAAGGAATACATGGTTATGACCCTTCATAGGCCTGCCAATGTAGACCAAGAAGAACAGATAAAATCTTTAATGGATGAAATTATCGCACATTCTAAAGAGGTGCCTTTAATTTTTCCAGTTCACCCACGTACAGCTAAAATTTTAAATAGTCTACAAATTAGTCACCCAAGATTACACATGGTAGAACCATTAGGCTATTTGGAATTTAACTATTTGGTAGAAAAAAGTAAAGCCGTAATTACAGATTCTGGCGGAATTACGGAAGAAACTACCGTAATGGGAATTCCTTGTATGACCCTTCGCGATAATACGGAAAGACCGGAAACGATCACCGAAGGTACTAATGAACTTTTAGGAACCGACCCTAAAGCTATTGAGCCGGCAATGAAACTACTTTTTAGCGGTAATTGGAAAACAGGTAGCATTCCTCATTTGTGGGATGGCAACACGGCTACGCGTATTGTCGATGAAATATTGAAGTTGAAAGAAATATAA